A segment of the Xenorhabdus bovienii SS-2004 genome:
AATGTGGCGCCATTGCAGAGCTTTACCTGGCTGATATTATCGAGAAAAAAGAAGGGCGTGATATCGCCCAAAATTATATTAACCGCCAGTTGGAACGCCATCCAACTATGCGGCTGTTTTATCGCTTGATGGACTACCATTTAGCAGACGCAGAAGAAGGGCGTGCCAAAGAGAGCTTGCTCCTTCTGCGTAATATGGTGGGTGAGCAGATCCGCACTAAACCCGATTATCGATGCCATAAATGTGGTTTCACTTCCCGCTCACTTTATTGGCATTGCCCATCATGCCGTTCATGGGACACTATCAAACCAATCCGGGGTCTGGATGGGCAGTGACAGTGTCACTATTATGAGTGGCAATATCTGCGTGTTTTCATTAATACATGTTTCATTACGGACATGTTTACTTTTCATTAGTAAATTAAAGGCTGAAAAATGACATCCCACACAGCTCAAACTTTAGGTAAGCAGATTGATTCACCTGTTATTGTCGCATTGGATTATGACAATCAGGACGCGGCGTTAGCATTTGTTGACAAGATTGATCCGCAGTCCTGCCGTCTTAAAGTGGGTAAAGAGATGTTTACGCTGAATGGCCCGCAATTTATTCAGGTATTGCATCAGCGTGGCTTCGAGGTGTTTTTGGATCTCAAATTTCACGATATTCCTAATACAACGGCAAGAGCGGTAGCAGCAGCGGCTGAATTGGGGGTTTGGATGGTGAATGTTCATGCCTGTGGTGGTGCGAGAATGATGACCGCCGCTAAAGAGGCCCTGCTGCCATATGGTAAAGATGCACCTTTGTTGATCGCAGTGACAGTTTTAACCAGTATGGAACAATCCGATCTGCTGGGCGTTGGTATTGATATGACACCAGCACAGCACGCAGAGCGTTTGGCGATATTGACAAAACAATGTGGTTTGGATGGTGTGGTATGTTCTGCTCATGAAGCACAGCAATTGAAAGCAGTCTGCGGACAGGAATTTCAATTGGTTACGCCTGGCATTCGTCCTGAAGGCGCAGAGGCTGGAGATCAGCGCCGCATCATGACACCGCCGCAAGCAGTTCAGGCTGGTGTCGATTATATGGTGATCGGGCGTCCGATTACCCGGGCAGAAAATCCAGCATTAGCATTACAGCAGATTAATTACTCTATTGGGATCGTTCATGGATAATAATTCTCGCTTGGTTTATTCGACGGATATCGGTCGAGTCCAAGAAGAAAAAATTAAACCTTCACGCCATAAAGGCGATGGTATCGTGCGTATCCAACGCCAGACCAGTGGGCGTAAGGGCAAGGGTGTTTGTATAATCACTGGCATTGATGCTGATGACCAAACGCTTGCCAAGCTGGCCGCAGAATTGAAGAAAAAATGTGGCTGTGGTGGCTCAGTTAAAGAAGGTGAAATCGAAATTCAGGGCGATAAGCGTGATTTGCTGAAGCAGCTACTGGAAGCGAAGGGCATGACAGTTAAACTGGCTGGTGGTTGATTCGTTTCTGTTTTTTAACAGGCTATGCATAACTGGATTGTATAGCCTGTTAAGTCATCTGTAGTAAATGGGTGTTTTGTGTGTTTTTTTATCTTTCTTGCGTCATAATACGTGCAGCTGCGGCAAGAACATCAGGATGTGCCTCGGCGTCTTTATCATTTGGTTGGGTAAAATAAGTCACCAGAATCAAGGGAGCCTTGTTTTTATCAGGCCAAATCACCGCAATATCATTTGTAGAACCATAGTCGCAGCGACCTGTCTTATCTCCCACAATCCAATTATCTGGCACCCCGGCACGAATGCTGGCACCGCCTGTTGTGTTTCCTTTCAACCACTCAACCAATTGTGCGCGTTGTGTTGCAGCAAGTGTGTTACCCAATGCCAATTTATACAGGCTGTCAGCCATGGCCTGTGGGGTTGTCGTGTCGCGTTCATCATCAGGCGTAACCATATTTAACTCAGGTTCTTTGCGATCAAGGCGGAACTCGTTGTCACCGATAGATCGGGCGAATCGTGTCACATCATGCGTACCGCCTAATTGATCAATTAGCAGATTCATCGCTGTATTGTCGCTGTATTGGATGGTTGCGGCACTTAGCTTTGCCAGTGTCATGCCATCTTTGAGGTGTTTTTCTGTAATGGGGCTGTATTCGACAATGTCAGATTGCTGGTAGTGGATGCGCTGATTTAACAAACCCTCATTGGTTTCGCTTTTTTTCAGAAGAGCGGATACCGCCATCATTTTGCTGGTGCTACATAATGGAAAGCGTTCGTGTGCACGATAGGTGATTGTTGAATGGTCTGCGGTGTCTATTAATACAACACCAAGACGGCCATTGGCATTTTTTTCCAGAGCCGAAAGTTGATTGGTAATTTGATTTTGTTGAGTAGTAGCATGTATTGGAAACGTTATCAGGGCACCAAGTAGAGGAAAAATCGTTGCTGATATTCGTGTAAGTCTTAATGAGGAAAGTAGCATATAAGGTATTTCCTTAAGGTAATGGAAATAATGTTTACGGGAAGCTGGATTGAGCAAATTATTTCGTGCTGATTATAAAACTGCCGCTTGTTATTGGCGGCAGTTTATTTACTGTCTATTTGTAATATCAGGCAACAGGGCGTGCCACAATATTACGGGTTTCCATTCTGACTTCTTCAATGCGTACATTAATAATGTCATTCAAACGATGAACGGCTTCACCCTTAATAAGAACGGAACCTGTCTCTTGACTGCATTGAAGCTCATCACGCACAGCATGCAGGAATGATCCTGGAACAAAAGCGATAGCACCATTGTCAACCAGACGGATGCGCAGGCCACCACGGGTAATATCCACAATCTCAGCAGAGAAAGTTTTATCTGTGCCAGCATGAGGATGTAGAAAACGCGCATAGAGCCAGTCGCCTACATCGCGTTCTGCCATGCGGTTTGCACGCCGACGCTCTGTCAGTTGCAGACAGACCTCTTCGGATGGTTTTTCTTCTTCGGTTTGCTGAATGATGGCTTTTAACAAACGATGGTTAATAATATCGCTGTATTTACGGATAGGAGATGTCCAAGTTGCATAGGCATCAAAACCCAATCCAAAGTGTGGACCTGGTTCGGGTCTGATTTCTGCAAACGTTTGGAAGCGACGGATACGGCTATCGAGGAATTGAGTCGGTTGTTGATCTAATTCACGGCGTAACTGGCAGAAACCATCCAGTTCTAGCAGTGCATTTGCTTCAGCTTCAATACCATTTTCCTTTAAAACGTCCACAACTTGATCAATTTGTGTTGGTTCGAAGCCAGTATGAACGTTATAAATGCCAAAACCTAATTTGTCACGCAGGATCTTGGCTGCACATAGGTTCGCAGTAATCATCGCTTCTTCAACAATACGGTTGGCAGAACGGCGTTGATCAATAACGATATCAACAACATTGCCACCTTTATCAAGGACAAAGCGATAATCTGGACGCTCTTTGAAAACCAAGGCATATTGATGACGCCATTGATTGCGACGTTCGCACATCTCTTGTAATAGAGTGATTTGGGTAGTGACTGCTTCTGATTCTGGTTTCCAGCCGGTTTGGTGTTCCAGCCAGTCAGAAACATCATCGTAAGCCAGTTTAAATTTCGATTCTACCCATGCAGCGAAAAATTGCATGTCGTCGCCTAATTGTCCATCTTCCAGAATGGAAACCTGGCAAACCAGTGCAGGACGGCGAGCTTTTGGCCGCAGCGAACATAAATCATCAGAAAGTTCGCGAGGCAGCATAGGAATATTGAAGCCTGGCAGATAGTTAGTAAAGCTGCGCTGATAGGCAATTTTGTCTAATTCACTGTCAGCCTTGATATAGGCAGTTGGATCGGCAATGGCGATGGACAATTTCAGGCTGCCATCATTATTTTTGACGATATGCAGTGCATCGTCCATGTCCTCGGTTGTCGCACTGTCGATGGTGACAAAATCGAGAGCGGTCAGATCGATACGCTCCAGCGAACCATCATCCAACTGACAATCGGGCATTGTTGGAGCTTCACGTTGCAGACTATGGCGTGTCAGAGTTACCCACCAAGGTGCATAGTGATCATCACCTTTGATAATATAACCAGTGATTTCAGCCTGAAACCCCCGATCTCCTTTCAGTGGATGACGGCGCATTTCAGCCACTGCCCAATCGCCATTCTCAAAATTATGGGTGACTTGATTAGCAGGACGACAAAGGATTGTATCTTTTAATAATGGATGATCCGGAATAATCCACAGTCGGTTGTCGTTCTCTTTCTTTTGGACTCTTCCTACAAAACGGGTTAGAAATGGCTCAATCAAGGCTTCTGGTTCAGCGATTTCTTTCTCTTTATCGGTGTGAATGGCAGCGGTAATACGATCGCCATGCATCACTTTCTTCATCTGTGGTGGTGGAATGAAATAGCTTTTCTGGCCATCGACTTCCAAAAATCCAAAGCCTTTTTCAGTTCCTTTAACTAAACCTTCTACGCGTAGGGTCTGAGAGTAGAGTTGCTGTTTTAGCTGTGCAAGCAGCGGATTGTTTTGAAACATAATAATCTGGGGAATATGGAGTTATTATCGATAATTTTGGATAACAGTTTTACGCGAATCAGGGGTATGGAGCAAGTAACATCTTATCAAAACACGCAAAACTGCCTGAAAAGGTCAATAATTACCCAGCTTATATCTGCTGAAAGCGAGTCCCTTTAGGCGATTGACCAATGTCATCAAATCTTGTTGTGGGCGGATCCTTCCTGCAACTCATGGTCAAGCGTGTGATAGACAGTTGTTGGCTGGAGAATGGTTCGGCCAGATCGCTGATTAAGGATTTTCCCATACAATATATGAGCTTATGGGTAATATATTTATGTCGCTGTTCTACTTGGTATTTTGTCACTCGGTTTTATCAGCATACTCACACAGATCTTCAATAATACAAGATCCACAGCGAGGTTTACGGGCAATACAGGTATAGCGGCCGTGTAGAATCAACCAATGATGGCAATCAAGCTTGAATTCATCCGGTACAACTTTCAGTAATGTTCTCTCGACTTCATCAACGTTTTTCCCTGGGGCAAATTGGGTACGATTGCAGACACGAAATATATGCGTATCGACGGCGATTGTTGGCCAGCCAAAAGCAGTATTTAAAACGACATTAGCAGTCTTGCGGCCAACTCCCGGCAGTGCTTCCAGAGCTGCGCGATCTTCCGGTACTTCGCCCTGGTGTTTTTCTAACAAAATGCGGCAGGTTTTAATTACGTTCTCGGCTTTGGTGTTATATAATCCGATGGTTTTTATATACTCTTTCAGATTGTCAACACCCAAATTGAGGATAGTCTGTGGAGTATTGGCAACCGGATACAACTTTGTGGTCGCTTTATTGACGCTGACGTCAGTCGCCTGTGCTGACAGTAATACAGATATCAGCAACTCAAAAGGAGAATTGAAAGCCAACTCGGTGGTTGGCTGTGGGTTGTTATTCTGTAAGCGGGTTAAAATTGCTATCCGTTTTTGTTGATTCATACCTAATTACGTCCTTAGCTTTTCGTAATATGGCTGCCACAGCCTTTCTCTACGTTGTCATAGCGACGTGCTTGATTATCAGCCCGATTTTTGATGCGTTTATCAATGATATATTTTCCTGCCAGCATCAAGCCTAATCCGATGAATGCACCCGGTGGCAGGATGGCTAACAGGAATGGAGAGTCCATATGCATAATTTCAAGGCGTAATGATTTTGCCCAACTTCCTAATAACAGATCGGCACCATCAAAAATGGTGCCATTTCCTAAAATTTCTCGTATGGCTCCTAGTACGAATAGGGAAAAGGTTGCGCCGAGCCCCATTGCAAGGCCATCAATTGTGGAATTGTAGATCGAATTTTTTGATGCGTAAGCTTCAGCACGGCCAATGACGATACAGTTAGTCACGATCAAAGGGATAAATATTCCCAATGATTCATATAATCCGAAGGCGAATGCATTGATTAACATCTGGACGGCACTGACGACAGAGGCAATGATCATCACATAAATAGGAATGCGGATTTCATGGGGAACCCAGTGTCGTAAGGCAGACACCGCAACATTGGTACTTAATAGAACCAATGTTGTCGCCAATCCCAGCCCCAGAGCATTGGTGGCAGTAGAAGAGACGGCCAGCAAAGGACAAAGCCCCAATAGCTGGACTAATGCGGAGTTGTTTTTCCATAACCCTTGAGAAAGTAGTTTTTTGGTTTCACTCATTATTCAGTTCCACAAGTTGGTAGTGAAGAAAGTTGTGCGGGAATGGTTTTCAGATAGAGGGTTGTCCGTTTAGCTGCATTTATGACGGCACGGGGCGTGATGGTTGCTCCTGTAAATTGGTCAAATTCCCCGCCGTCTTTTTTGACAGCCCAATGAGGGTCGTTGTCTGAAATGACTTTTTTGTCAGAAAGAGAATAGATCCAATTGGAAATACGTGTGTCAATTTTATCGCCTAAGCCCGGTGTTTCATGATGTTCAGTTACACGAACACCGAATACATTGCCTGAAAAATCAGCACCTACCAATAATTGGATTGCACCTGAATAGCCATCTGGTGCGGTACTTTCTATCGCAGCCGCAACAGGAGAGCCATTTTTACGGGCGAGATAAAGTCTATGGGGTTGTTTGTTGCCCAATGCATCAGCTGTTACCACATAGCATTCATCTTGCATATTGTTGTTATACAGTGTGGGAGGGACAACTTGATCGAGCAGTATCTTGTGTTGTAGTGCAGCTTGCTCGGCAATCCGATCTTTTGTCAAAGAATAGACAATAGCAGTCAGCCCTGTAGTGCAGGCCGCAAAAATTGCGAGGGTAATCCCGTGACGTCGCATGGTTTCTAACATGGAATCCCCTTATTTATGGCCGTACGCACGAGGTTGGGTGTAATGGTCGATCAGTGGCACGCAGATATTTGCCAATAAGACGGCAAATGCTATGGCATCTGGATAACCACCATATACACGAATAACCCAAATCAACATACCAATAATAGCACCGTAAATTAGCCGGCCTTTTGATGTGGTTGATGCACTAACCGGATCGGTTGCGATAAAAAATGCGCCCAACATAGTTGCACCGGAAAAAATCTGGAGCAAAGGTGGTGAATAGCGGGTTGGGTCGATAAGCCAACTGAGTAAAGCACAGGTGCACAGCGCTAAAATAAATGCGGTAGGGATCTGCCAGCTAATAACTTTTCTGTTCAGCATAATCAGCCCCCCAACCAGGTAAGCAACATTGACCCATTGCCAGCCAATACCGACCAAAGTGCCTTGTAACATTGGTTGCTGTAATACTTCATCAATATTGTGGGTCAATCTGCCGGTTTTAAAGCTGTCCAAAGGTGTGGCTTGACTGAGCCCATCGATACCTTGTTGCAGATGAATCAAAGTAGAACCATCAGGCGTATGCCCTGTAAAGATCACCATCAGGCAATCCCAAGGGGTCAACGTGAGTGCCTGAAAGGACACTGGTGGCAGCCAGCTTGTCATCTGTACAGGAAATGAGATAAGTAAAACGACATAACCCACCATGGCAGGGTTAAATGGGTTTTGTCCAAGTCCCCCATACAGGTGTTTGGCGATGATAATCGCAAAGAATGTGCCAAGTACGATCAGCCACCACGGTGCTAAAGGGGGCAGGCTAATTCCTAATAGTAATCCTGTCACTAGCGCTGAGTTGTCTTTGAGGAATGGAGCTATTACCTGTTTTTTCATGGAAATGGCTACAGATTCAGCGAGTAAGGCGGTAATAACAGCCAGCAAGATCTGGAATAGGGTTCCATAGCCAAATAGATAGGTTTGTACCGCAATACCGGGTACGGCGGCTAAAACTACCCACAGCATGAGCTGGCTGGTACTTTTTTGATTGTGTGTAAAAGGCGAACTAGCGACTTTTAGCTGGTTATTGTCAGTTTTTACTGGCCTGAATTTCATCGATAAATATCACTATTCTGTTGGAGTTTCTTGTTTTTCTAGCGCTGCTTTTTTGGCTTTCACACGAGCAATGGCCGCAGCGACGGCAGCTTTGCGTGGATCAATCTCTTCCGGTACAGCGGTAATATCTTCTTGCTGTGGCGTAGGTTCGGACTGATTTTGCGCGGCTTTTTTAGCTTTAGCGCGAGCGATGGCCGCAGCGACGGCTGCCTTACGTGGATCTTGTTTATCATCCGCGTTATTTGGTGAATCTTTTTGTGACGTTGTCACCACTTCACTTTGAGTCGCTTTTTTCGCTTTTACTCTGGCTATTGCGGCTGCAAGTGCAGCTTTGCGGAGATCATCACTTTCAGTTGGTGTGGCGGGTTCTGTATTTACAGTTATTGTTGCTGGTTTCTCTGCCTGACGAGTACGCAATTGTTCTTTTCTGGCCTTACGTGCTGCAATAGCTGCTTCAT
Coding sequences within it:
- the pyrF gene encoding orotidine-5'-phosphate decarboxylase, producing the protein MTSHTAQTLGKQIDSPVIVALDYDNQDAALAFVDKIDPQSCRLKVGKEMFTLNGPQFIQVLHQRGFEVFLDLKFHDIPNTTARAVAAAAELGVWMVNVHACGGARMMTAAKEALLPYGKDAPLLIAVTVLTSMEQSDLLGVGIDMTPAQHAERLAILTKQCGLDGVVCSAHEAQQLKAVCGQEFQLVTPGIRPEGAEAGDQRRIMTPPQAVQAGVDYMVIGRPITRAENPALALQQINYSIGIVHG
- the yciH gene encoding stress response translation initiation inhibitor YciH is translated as MDNNSRLVYSTDIGRVQEEKIKPSRHKGDGIVRIQRQTSGRKGKGVCIITGIDADDQTLAKLAAELKKKCGCGGSVKEGEIEIQGDKRDLLKQLLEAKGMTVKLAGG
- the bla gene encoding class A beta-lactamase, encoding MLLSSLRLTRISATIFPLLGALITFPIHATTQQNQITNQLSALEKNANGRLGVVLIDTADHSTITYRAHERFPLCSTSKMMAVSALLKKSETNEGLLNQRIHYQQSDIVEYSPITEKHLKDGMTLAKLSAATIQYSDNTAMNLLIDQLGGTHDVTRFARSIGDNEFRLDRKEPELNMVTPDDERDTTTPQAMADSLYKLALGNTLAATQRAQLVEWLKGNTTGGASIRAGVPDNWIVGDKTGRCDYGSTNDIAVIWPDKNKAPLILVTYFTQPNDKDAEAHPDVLAAAARIMTQER
- a CDS encoding exoribonuclease II gives rise to the protein MFQNNPLLAQLKQQLYSQTLRVEGLVKGTEKGFGFLEVDGQKSYFIPPPQMKKVMHGDRITAAIHTDKEKEIAEPEALIEPFLTRFVGRVQKKENDNRLWIIPDHPLLKDTILCRPANQVTHNFENGDWAVAEMRRHPLKGDRGFQAEITGYIIKGDDHYAPWWVTLTRHSLQREAPTMPDCQLDDGSLERIDLTALDFVTIDSATTEDMDDALHIVKNNDGSLKLSIAIADPTAYIKADSELDKIAYQRSFTNYLPGFNIPMLPRELSDDLCSLRPKARRPALVCQVSILEDGQLGDDMQFFAAWVESKFKLAYDDVSDWLEHQTGWKPESEAVTTQITLLQEMCERRNQWRHQYALVFKERPDYRFVLDKGGNVVDIVIDQRRSANRIVEEAMITANLCAAKILRDKLGFGIYNVHTGFEPTQIDQVVDVLKENGIEAEANALLELDGFCQLRRELDQQPTQFLDSRIRRFQTFAEIRPEPGPHFGLGFDAYATWTSPIRKYSDIINHRLLKAIIQQTEEEKPSEEVCLQLTERRRANRMAERDVGDWLYARFLHPHAGTDKTFSAEIVDITRGGLRIRLVDNGAIAFVPGSFLHAVRDELQCSQETGSVLIKGEAVHRLNDIINVRIEEVRMETRNIVARPVA
- the nth gene encoding endonuclease III — protein: MNQQKRIAILTRLQNNNPQPTTELAFNSPFELLISVLLSAQATDVSVNKATTKLYPVANTPQTILNLGVDNLKEYIKTIGLYNTKAENVIKTCRILLEKHQGEVPEDRAALEALPGVGRKTANVVLNTAFGWPTIAVDTHIFRVCNRTQFAPGKNVDEVERTLLKVVPDEFKLDCHHWLILHGRYTCIARKPRCGSCIIEDLCEYADKTE
- a CDS encoding electron transport complex subunit E translates to MSETKKLLSQGLWKNNSALVQLLGLCPLLAVSSTATNALGLGLATTLVLLSTNVAVSALRHWVPHEIRIPIYVMIIASVVSAVQMLINAFAFGLYESLGIFIPLIVTNCIVIGRAEAYASKNSIYNSTIDGLAMGLGATFSLFVLGAIREILGNGTIFDGADLLLGSWAKSLRLEIMHMDSPFLLAILPPGAFIGLGLMLAGKYIIDKRIKNRADNQARRYDNVEKGCGSHITKS
- the rsxG gene encoding electron transport complex subunit RsxG; the encoded protein is MLETMRRHGITLAIFAACTTGLTAIVYSLTKDRIAEQAALQHKILLDQVVPPTLYNNNMQDECYVVTADALGNKQPHRLYLARKNGSPVAAAIESTAPDGYSGAIQLLVGADFSGNVFGVRVTEHHETPGLGDKIDTRISNWIYSLSDKKVISDNDPHWAVKKDGGEFDQFTGATITPRAVINAAKRTTLYLKTIPAQLSSLPTCGTE
- the rsxD gene encoding electron transport complex subunit RsxD, producing MKFRPVKTDNNQLKVASSPFTHNQKSTSQLMLWVVLAAVPGIAVQTYLFGYGTLFQILLAVITALLAESVAISMKKQVIAPFLKDNSALVTGLLLGISLPPLAPWWLIVLGTFFAIIIAKHLYGGLGQNPFNPAMVGYVVLLISFPVQMTSWLPPVSFQALTLTPWDCLMVIFTGHTPDGSTLIHLQQGIDGLSQATPLDSFKTGRLTHNIDEVLQQPMLQGTLVGIGWQWVNVAYLVGGLIMLNRKVISWQIPTAFILALCTCALLSWLIDPTRYSPPLLQIFSGATMLGAFFIATDPVSASTTSKGRLIYGAIIGMLIWVIRVYGGYPDAIAFAVLLANICVPLIDHYTQPRAYGHK